The following proteins are encoded in a genomic region of Bacillus sp. FJAT-22090:
- a CDS encoding THUMP domain-containing class I SAM-dependent RNA methyltransferase, whose product MTKFKLVATSAMGLESIVADEVKALGYETTTENGKIYFEGDERAIAKANIWLRVADRVKIVVAQFPAKTFDELFEKTKAIQWEKFLTVDAAFPVQGKSVKSTLFSVPDCQAIVKKAIVERLKLAYKRIGFLDESGATYKIEISILKDIATITIDTSGVGLHKRGYRQEQGEAPLKETLAAALVKISKWNPDRPFVDPFCGSGTIPIEAAMIGQNIAPGFNRDFHSESWSWMSKTIWDDVRNEAEDLARYDQELQIIGSDIDHKMIQVAEQNSFESGFGDIITFKQMQASDFSTTVTDGVMIGNPPYGERIGEVEVIEKAISDLGYLMEKYPTWSVYMLSSMENFEQLYGKRATKKRKLFNGFIRTDYYQFWGKRS is encoded by the coding sequence ATGACAAAATTTAAATTAGTAGCAACATCCGCAATGGGATTAGAATCTATTGTAGCTGATGAAGTAAAGGCACTAGGTTATGAAACAACTACTGAAAATGGAAAAATTTATTTCGAAGGTGATGAAAGAGCAATCGCCAAAGCAAATATTTGGTTGCGTGTTGCTGATCGTGTGAAAATTGTAGTTGCACAATTTCCTGCTAAAACATTTGACGAGCTTTTTGAAAAAACAAAAGCAATACAATGGGAAAAGTTTTTAACAGTAGATGCTGCATTTCCTGTACAAGGAAAATCAGTTAAGTCTACTCTCTTTAGTGTTCCGGACTGTCAAGCTATTGTAAAAAAAGCAATTGTAGAGCGTCTTAAACTAGCTTATAAGCGCATAGGATTTCTAGATGAATCAGGAGCAACATATAAAATTGAAATAAGTATTTTAAAAGATATAGCAACCATCACAATTGATACAAGTGGTGTTGGTCTGCATAAACGCGGTTATCGTCAAGAACAAGGAGAAGCTCCATTAAAAGAAACTCTTGCAGCTGCACTAGTGAAAATTTCTAAATGGAATCCAGATCGCCCATTTGTTGATCCATTTTGTGGTTCTGGAACAATTCCGATTGAAGCTGCTATGATTGGACAAAATATAGCTCCAGGCTTTAATCGTGATTTCCATAGTGAATCGTGGTCATGGATGTCTAAAACAATATGGGATGATGTACGAAATGAAGCGGAAGATCTTGCGAGGTATGATCAAGAGCTTCAAATTATAGGTTCTGATATCGATCATAAAATGATTCAAGTAGCGGAACAGAATTCTTTTGAATCTGGTTTTGGAGACATTATAACATTTAAACAAATGCAAGCTAGTGATTTTTCCACTACGGTTACAGACGGTGTTATGATTGGTAACCCGCCGTACGGAGAGAGAATTGGGGAAGTAGAAGTAATTGAGAAAGCAATTAGCGATTTAGGATATTTAATGGAAAAGTATCCTACCTGGTCTGTTTATATGCTTTCATCAATGGAAAACTTTGAACAATTGTATGGTAAACGTGCAACAAAAAAACGTAAACTATTTAACGGATTTATTCGAACAGATTATTACCAATTTTGGGGTAAACGTTCTTAA
- the gpsB gene encoding cell division regulator GpsB, giving the protein MELKFKPSDILEKEFKTGLRGYNQEEVDIFLDDIIQDYEAFEKKISQLQLENKQLREELAEAPKRTQQAPPPPTGATNFDILKRLSHLEKHVFGSKLYE; this is encoded by the coding sequence ATGGAATTGAAGTTTAAACCATCAGATATATTAGAAAAAGAATTTAAAACAGGCTTAAGAGGGTACAACCAAGAGGAAGTTGACATATTCTTAGATGATATTATTCAAGATTACGAGGCTTTTGAAAAGAAAATTTCCCAACTTCAATTAGAAAATAAGCAATTAAGAGAAGAATTGGCAGAGGCACCGAAAAGAACTCAGCAAGCACCACCACCACCTACTGGTGCAACGAATTTTGATATTTTGAAACGACTTTCACATTTAGAGAAACATGTATTTGGAAGTAAATTATACGAATAA
- a CDS encoding ribonuclease H-like domain-containing protein, whose amino-acid sequence MSYEKKLLQMKGLVKKNSSEQIKKEVSTYQLPFYTEKWIQHGLKLIQNEHGFLFVKESFYSNEHIHGNIALSKLNQAIKFMQNNYPEHPLTVSSNNSFSFYDTETTGLKGTGVLIFLNGILTKTNDGFLLKQFVLADPSQETAFLYASDFWKDAQTIITYNGKSFDLPQLITRWTMNRNLLPKLKQHDHIDLMHTSKRIWKGDLERFKLKQIEEQKLGFKRNGDIPGHLAPIIYFDAVKTGSPVNLMKVLKHNEWDILSLVTLYIITVDLMTKKEEVDESSVTYTNIGKWFQDLKTTEVSFNWFKFVVDHFPKEEACVAYMYLGLHLKRKKLFIESIQAFEESLKEISGKYRLKVYIELAKLYEHQQRDFESALKMTLKSATYMDSLSDSISLQTKLRIEKELVKRRERISRKIIISRASAQHNKKRVQMP is encoded by the coding sequence ATGTCCTATGAAAAAAAGTTATTACAAATGAAAGGGCTCGTAAAAAAGAATTCGAGCGAACAGATTAAAAAGGAAGTTTCTACTTATCAGCTTCCTTTTTATACAGAGAAATGGATTCAGCACGGACTTAAACTAATTCAGAACGAACATGGTTTTTTATTTGTAAAAGAATCTTTCTACTCAAATGAGCATATACATGGAAACATTGCATTGAGTAAATTAAATCAAGCGATCAAATTTATGCAGAATAACTATCCAGAACATCCATTAACAGTTTCTTCAAATAATAGCTTTTCCTTTTATGATACAGAAACAACTGGTTTGAAGGGGACAGGAGTACTTATATTTCTTAATGGAATATTAACGAAAACGAATGATGGTTTTTTATTGAAACAATTTGTACTTGCAGATCCAAGTCAAGAAACCGCATTTTTATATGCTTCGGATTTCTGGAAAGACGCACAAACAATTATTACTTATAACGGAAAAAGCTTTGATTTACCACAACTAATTACAAGATGGACAATGAATCGAAATCTTCTTCCAAAATTAAAACAGCATGATCATATCGACTTGATGCATACTTCCAAACGAATATGGAAAGGTGATTTAGAAAGATTTAAATTAAAGCAAATCGAAGAACAAAAGTTAGGTTTTAAGAGAAATGGAGATATACCAGGTCATCTTGCTCCCATTATTTATTTTGATGCGGTGAAGACAGGGAGTCCAGTTAATTTGATGAAAGTTTTAAAACATAATGAATGGGATATTTTATCTTTGGTAACGCTATATATAATTACAGTGGATTTAATGACCAAAAAAGAAGAAGTAGATGAATCCTCTGTGACGTATACTAATATCGGAAAATGGTTTCAGGATTTGAAAACAACCGAAGTAAGCTTTAACTGGTTTAAATTTGTCGTGGATCATTTCCCAAAAGAGGAAGCTTGCGTTGCATATATGTACTTAGGATTACATTTGAAACGCAAAAAGTTATTTATTGAGAGTATCCAAGCTTTTGAGGAATCTTTAAAGGAAATAAGCGGGAAATATCGTTTAAAAGTTTATATAGAATTAGCTAAATTGTATGAGCATCAACAAAGAGATTTTGAGTCAGCGCTAAAAATGACATTAAAAAGCGCGACATATATGGATTCTTTAAGCGATAGTATATCCTTACAAACAAAGTTACGCATCGAAAAAGAACTAGTTAAAAGAAGAGAAAGAATAAGCCGGAAAATAATTATTTCCCGGGCAAGCGCACAACATAACAAAAAGCGCGTACAAATGCCTTAA
- a CDS encoding DEAD/DEAH box helicase: protein MHKRKSVQQLLDDWKLDGNRNSRIVHVHTTEEKQAKYAPFPDQMHPSLQKALVSRGVNQLYIHQRQAFDTAMSGKSYTTITPTASGKSLCYHLPVLQSILDDPTSRAIYLFPTKALAQDQKSDLNALIQESEEEILSYTYDGDTEPGIRQKIRKSGHIVLTNPDMLHSGILPHHTKWVSLFENLKFIVIDEIHTYKGVFGSHVAHVIRRLKRICAFYGSHPQFICTSATIKNPKELAESLTNASHTLIDENGAPAGKKHFVFYNPPIIHPVFNVRRSAILEVRDLAQELYVNGIQTIVFAKSRVRVEMLVTYLQGLVSKKINDQTIRGYRGGYLPSERRTIEKGLRDGLIRTVVSTNALELGVDIGQLQACIMTGYPGNIASAWQQAGRAGRRQDEALIIYVAQSTALDQYVVNHPSYFLGQSPEEVRIHPDNMIILMDHLKCAAFELPFSTMDSYGEFSIQELLEFLEEECVLLKTAEKWHWMSESFPASNVSLRSASQENVIIIDQSIPTKTKVIGEMDQYSAMTLLHEEAIYLHQGTQFQVEILDWEEKKAFVREVDVDYFTDANIAVELKVLSEDKEKEANVGTLLFGDIIVLAQPTIFKKIKFDTHDNIGSGKIHLPPIELHTSSTWFSFEKPDDWTDALLSDAMTGAAYALHAFIPLFIHCDSKDIHVVPQVKSTNMEKPTFYIYDSYLGGIGLSERMFDLWNELVPKVTEQVASCSCSNGCPACIGAQDAELNLKKEVLRLFHFLQVKENVL, encoded by the coding sequence ATGCATAAACGAAAGAGCGTTCAACAATTACTAGATGATTGGAAGTTAGATGGAAATAGAAACTCACGCATAGTGCATGTTCATACAACTGAAGAGAAACAAGCAAAATATGCACCATTTCCCGATCAAATGCATCCTTCTTTACAAAAAGCATTAGTCAGTCGTGGAGTAAATCAATTGTATATTCATCAAAGACAAGCTTTTGATACTGCGATGTCTGGTAAGTCATATACTACAATCACTCCTACTGCCTCAGGAAAATCACTTTGCTATCACCTACCAGTTCTTCAGTCGATATTAGACGATCCAACCTCGCGAGCCATTTACTTGTTTCCGACAAAAGCATTAGCCCAGGACCAAAAAAGCGATTTAAACGCACTAATTCAAGAGAGTGAAGAGGAAATTTTAAGTTATACATATGATGGAGACACAGAACCTGGTATAAGACAGAAAATTAGAAAGTCAGGTCATATAGTATTAACAAATCCTGATATGCTTCATTCTGGAATTCTCCCACATCACACTAAATGGGTATCTCTTTTCGAGAACTTAAAATTTATAGTTATAGATGAAATCCATACATATAAGGGTGTTTTCGGTAGTCATGTTGCACATGTTATACGAAGGTTAAAGAGAATTTGTGCGTTTTATGGAAGTCATCCGCAGTTTATTTGTACATCTGCTACGATTAAAAATCCAAAAGAGCTTGCGGAATCTTTAACAAATGCTTCGCATACATTAATCGATGAAAATGGTGCCCCTGCAGGTAAGAAACATTTTGTGTTTTACAATCCACCAATTATTCATCCAGTATTTAATGTGAGAAGAAGTGCAATATTAGAAGTTAGAGATTTAGCACAGGAATTATATGTAAATGGGATTCAAACAATTGTTTTTGCAAAAAGTAGAGTTCGAGTCGAAATGCTCGTAACTTATTTACAAGGGCTAGTTAGCAAAAAAATAAATGACCAAACAATTCGCGGTTATAGAGGAGGTTATTTACCTTCTGAAAGAAGAACAATTGAAAAAGGCTTAAGAGACGGATTAATTAGAACTGTAGTAAGCACTAATGCATTAGAGTTAGGGGTAGATATTGGTCAATTACAAGCATGTATAATGACAGGATACCCTGGCAATATCGCAAGTGCATGGCAACAGGCAGGAAGAGCAGGAAGAAGGCAGGATGAGGCTCTAATTATATACGTTGCTCAATCCACTGCACTTGATCAATACGTTGTGAACCATCCTTCTTACTTTTTAGGTCAATCTCCAGAAGAAGTACGTATTCATCCTGATAACATGATAATTTTAATGGATCATTTGAAATGTGCAGCATTTGAGTTGCCATTTTCAACGATGGATTCATACGGCGAATTTTCAATTCAAGAGTTACTTGAATTTTTGGAGGAGGAATGCGTTTTATTAAAAACAGCTGAGAAATGGCATTGGATGTCTGAAAGTTTTCCAGCGAGCAATGTAAGTTTACGTTCTGCGTCTCAAGAAAATGTTATTATTATTGACCAATCTATACCAACAAAAACGAAAGTGATTGGTGAAATGGATCAATATAGTGCGATGACTTTACTGCATGAGGAAGCGATATATTTACATCAAGGAACTCAATTTCAAGTAGAAATACTGGACTGGGAAGAGAAAAAAGCATTTGTCAGAGAGGTAGACGTTGATTATTTCACAGATGCTAACATTGCGGTAGAGTTAAAAGTATTGAGTGAGGATAAGGAAAAAGAAGCCAATGTTGGAACACTGTTATTTGGTGACATCATTGTATTAGCGCAACCAACTATCTTTAAAAAAATTAAGTTTGATACTCACGACAACATTGGATCAGGTAAGATTCACTTACCTCCAATAGAATTGCATACTTCCTCTACATGGTTTAGCTTTGAAAAACCAGATGATTGGACGGATGCTCTACTATCAGATGCAATGACTGGAGCAGCTTATGCGCTTCATGCATTTATTCCATTATTCATTCATTGTGATTCAAAAGATATTCATGTCGTACCACAAGTGAAATCAACTAATATGGAAAAACCAACTTTTTATATTTATGATAGTTATCTAGGTGGTATCGGATTATCAGAAAGAATGTTTGATTTATGGAATGAATTAGTTCCTAAAGTAACAGAGCAAGTAGCAAGCTGTTCTTGTAGTAATGGTTGTCCTGCTTGTATCGGAGCTCAGGATGCTGAATTGAATTTGAAAAAAGAAGTATTAAGACTATTCCATTTTTTGCAGGTAAAAGAAAATGTCCTATGA
- a CDS encoding YppE family protein, with the protein MSLLNLSKHLLKECDDCINRFETYRKEDKDPDFFQDVKPHAYQIDELLQEWEQLVRKWIQEKRPKYVHPSQVDSLLESMKQFIVQSYYKGTSKKRFLKSIHSSKYTLETIIQAIKEVGDEHA; encoded by the coding sequence TTGTCACTATTAAATCTTAGTAAACATTTATTGAAAGAATGTGATGATTGTATCAACCGTTTTGAAACTTATCGTAAAGAAGATAAGGATCCTGATTTTTTTCAAGATGTAAAACCACATGCATATCAAATAGATGAGCTTTTGCAAGAATGGGAACAGCTAGTCCGAAAATGGATTCAAGAAAAGAGACCTAAGTATGTCCATCCTAGTCAGGTTGACTCTTTACTTGAGTCCATGAAGCAATTTATTGTGCAATCGTACTATAAAGGTACGAGTAAAAAAAGGTTTCTAAAGTCAATTCATTCATCAAAATATACATTGGAAACAATTATTCAAGCTATCAAGGAAGTGGGGGATGAACATGCATAA
- the recU gene encoding Holliday junction resolvase RecU, producing MAIHYPNGRVYTPKKEPLKIKKKDYSFSNRGKTLEDELNDANEYYLLSGLAVIYKKPIPIQVVKVEYPSRSSAVIREAYYRTPSTTDFNGVYQGKYIDFEAKETENRTAFPLKNVHEHQVNHMRKVTKQNGVCFLLVRFSAFDRYFYLPFEQLELFWERMQTGGRKSIAFSEFEEHAIEIIPKYAPRIDYLKIVDNLNV from the coding sequence TTGGCTATTCATTATCCAAATGGTAGAGTGTATACTCCCAAAAAAGAACCGTTAAAAATTAAGAAAAAGGATTATTCTTTTAGTAATAGGGGTAAGACGTTAGAGGATGAGTTAAATGATGCAAACGAATACTACCTTTTAAGCGGTCTAGCTGTCATCTATAAAAAACCAATCCCTATTCAGGTTGTTAAAGTAGAATATCCTAGTCGAAGTAGTGCAGTGATTAGAGAAGCGTATTATCGAACACCTTCTACAACAGACTTTAACGGTGTGTACCAAGGTAAATATATTGACTTTGAAGCAAAAGAAACGGAAAATAGAACAGCGTTTCCCTTGAAAAATGTACACGAACATCAAGTAAATCATATGAGAAAAGTAACTAAACAAAATGGCGTTTGTTTTTTACTAGTACGTTTCTCGGCATTTGATCGTTATTTTTATTTACCTTTTGAACAATTAGAGCTTTTTTGGGAAAGAATGCAAACAGGGGGAAGAAAATCTATTGCTTTTAGTGAATTCGAAGAGCATGCAATAGAGATTATTCCCAAATATGCACCAAGGATTGATTATTTAAAAATAGTTGATAACTTGAACGTATAA